A section of the Deinobacterium chartae genome encodes:
- a CDS encoding TetR/AcrR family transcriptional regulator, whose translation MVRKAVTVTRKAPEDWLHAGLAIIREHGIDALSLERLCAQVGLTKGSFYHHFQNLAAYRTALLEHFERVAFTRMVDDANRAPQAHLRLQRLIADIASRTPDLEIAMRTWATRDPEPRARMQRIDAERLEYLAGLLTEISGDAQRGRLLARLHYAVFLGAMQLRPASFGDEFRRMLGELEPLLNPAARGGAA comes from the coding sequence ATGGTACGCAAAGCGGTCACCGTGACACGGAAAGCGCCGGAAGACTGGCTGCACGCCGGACTTGCAATCATTCGCGAGCACGGCATCGATGCGCTGAGCCTCGAGCGGCTGTGCGCGCAGGTCGGGCTAACCAAGGGCTCGTTCTACCATCACTTCCAGAACCTGGCCGCCTACCGCACAGCCCTGCTCGAGCACTTCGAACGGGTCGCCTTCACCCGCATGGTGGACGACGCCAACCGGGCCCCGCAGGCACACCTGCGCCTGCAGCGGCTCATCGCCGACATCGCCTCGCGCACACCGGACCTCGAGATCGCCATGCGCACCTGGGCTACGCGCGACCCCGAGCCCCGCGCACGGATGCAGCGGATCGACGCCGAACGCCTCGAGTACCTGGCAGGCTTACTTACCGAAATCAGCGGAGACGCGCAGCGAGGCAGGCTGCTGGCCCGCCTGCACTACGCGGTGTTCCTGGGAGCGATGCAGTTGCGTCCCGCCAGCTTCGGAGACGAATTCCGCCGCATGCTGGGCGAACTCGAGCCGCTGCTGAACCCGGCGGCCCGCGGCGGTGCCGCGTGA
- a CDS encoding SWIM zinc finger family protein: MESTLLTWTPDAILALAPDPASAKAGRGLAGSSKWRNTGYRDSVAWGECQGSGAEAYRTAVDFQSAAPAYKCSCPSRKIPCKHALGLMLMLGSLEVGTPPEWAQAWLNGRAARAAPRDPARAPDPEARAKRMAARERKVTQGLEDLALWLEDLVRGGLAAAQSRPASSWEERAARLIDAQAPGAARLVRALGEAAVSGEGWQARQLDLLGRLYLLSAGYPRQETLDPALRAALRAAVGWTQDADEVRAVPGLRDRWQVQGVRSEFDENLSVRRTWLRGARGHDALILEFAHPSQPLPPALPLGSAFDAELHFFPGAFPRALRPDPASFEFAPALLGHAEVERALETYAAALARNPWLETLALSLTAAVPVGTAERPLLADLRGQALPLHPLHADFERLRALGGGQPLEVCGEWDGQLFVPLAARAEEGWVPLGRSRA; encoded by the coding sequence ATGGAATCCACACTTCTAACCTGGACGCCCGACGCCATCTTGGCGTTGGCGCCCGATCCGGCCTCGGCCAAGGCGGGACGGGGACTGGCCGGCTCCAGCAAATGGCGTAACACCGGATACCGCGACAGCGTGGCTTGGGGAGAGTGCCAGGGGAGCGGCGCGGAAGCCTACCGCACCGCCGTGGACTTCCAGAGCGCCGCTCCCGCCTACAAGTGCTCCTGCCCCAGCCGCAAGATCCCCTGCAAGCACGCGCTGGGCCTGATGCTGATGCTGGGCAGCCTCGAGGTCGGCACGCCTCCCGAGTGGGCGCAGGCGTGGCTCAACGGCCGCGCGGCGCGAGCCGCCCCCCGTGACCCTGCCAGGGCCCCGGACCCCGAGGCACGGGCCAAGCGCATGGCCGCCCGCGAACGCAAGGTCACGCAGGGCCTCGAGGACCTCGCGCTGTGGCTCGAGGACCTGGTGCGCGGCGGTCTGGCCGCGGCACAGTCCCGGCCCGCCTCGAGCTGGGAGGAGCGGGCCGCGCGGCTGATAGATGCTCAGGCACCCGGCGCCGCGCGGCTGGTGCGCGCCCTGGGCGAGGCGGCCGTCAGCGGCGAGGGCTGGCAGGCCCGGCAACTCGACCTGCTGGGCCGCCTGTACCTGCTGAGCGCGGGGTATCCGCGTCAGGAGACCCTGGATCCCGCGCTGCGCGCCGCGCTGCGCGCCGCCGTCGGCTGGACCCAGGACGCCGACGAGGTGCGGGCTGTGCCGGGCCTGCGCGACCGCTGGCAGGTCCAGGGCGTGCGCAGCGAATTCGACGAGAACCTGAGCGTGCGCCGCACCTGGCTGCGTGGCGCACGGGGCCATGACGCCCTGATCCTCGAGTTCGCGCACCCGAGTCAGCCGCTGCCCCCTGCGCTTCCGCTGGGTAGCGCCTTCGATGCCGAGCTGCACTTTTTCCCCGGCGCTTTTCCGCGTGCGCTGCGACCGGACCCGGCCTCCTTTGAGTTCGCCCCCGCCCTGCTGGGCCACGCGGAGGTGGAACGGGCCCTCGAGACCTACGCCGCCGCGCTGGCGCGCAACCCCTGGCTCGAGACCCTGGCGCTGTCCCTGACTGCGGCGGTTCCAGTCGGGACCGCTGAACGGCCGCTGCTGGCTGATCTGCGCGGACAGGCCCTGCCGCTGCATCCCCTGCACGCCGACTTCGAGCGTCTGCGCGCCTTGGGCGGCGGACAGCCGCTCGAGGTGTGCGGTGAGTGGGACGGCCAGCTCTTCGTGCCGCTCGCCGCCCGTGCCGAGGAAGGCTGGGTCCCGCTGGGCCGGAGCCGCGCGTGA
- a CDS encoding homoserine O-acetyltransferase family protein, translating into MTAFAPRLAHGRRGEVGASFTAAPGAPRLATLFRDHDLLLDCGVRLRDVRVAFHSYGRLNASGDNALLVLHALTGTSAVHEWWPDLLGEGRALDTATRFVVCANVLGGCAGSSGPADFGLLDLSIYDMVRVQRELLRELGVSRASVVGGSMGGMQALAWLSLYPSFLERAAVIAAPYRQSAWARGLNVAARAAIENDPAWSGGNYREQPGGLAVARQIAMLSYRSPLSLELSQGGESPACPGRPAVETYLHYQGEKLRGRFDANSYLLLTRAMDAFVVPDYVLVANRVPTLVVGVSSDVLYPAAELRLLASRLSRAEYWELHSPHGHDAFLIEGEVLGRRLRHFLRG; encoded by the coding sequence ATGACCGCCTTCGCCCCGCGCCTTGCCCACGGGCGCCGCGGCGAGGTGGGCGCCTCGTTCACCGCGGCCCCGGGTGCGCCGCGCTTGGCCACGCTGTTTCGCGATCACGACCTGCTGCTCGACTGCGGCGTGCGCCTGCGCGACGTGCGCGTGGCCTTCCACAGCTACGGGCGCCTGAACGCCTCGGGCGACAATGCCCTGCTGGTGCTGCACGCCCTGACCGGGACCTCGGCGGTGCACGAGTGGTGGCCGGACCTGCTGGGCGAGGGCCGTGCCCTGGACACCGCCACCCGTTTCGTGGTGTGCGCCAACGTCTTGGGCGGCTGCGCGGGCAGCAGCGGACCGGCCGACTTTGGCCTGCTGGACCTGAGCATCTACGACATGGTGCGGGTACAGCGCGAACTGCTGCGCGAGCTGGGGGTGAGCCGCGCCAGCGTGGTGGGCGGCTCGATGGGCGGCATGCAGGCTCTGGCCTGGCTGAGCCTGTACCCGAGTTTCCTCGAGCGGGCCGCCGTGATCGCCGCGCCCTACCGCCAGTCGGCCTGGGCGCGCGGCCTCAACGTCGCCGCGCGCGCCGCCATCGAGAACGACCCGGCCTGGAGCGGCGGGAACTACCGTGAGCAGCCCGGCGGGCTGGCGGTCGCCCGTCAGATCGCCATGCTCTCGTACCGCTCCCCGCTCAGCCTCGAGCTGAGCCAGGGCGGCGAGTCCCCGGCCTGCCCCGGACGGCCCGCGGTGGAAACCTATCTGCACTACCAGGGCGAGAAGCTGCGCGGCCGCTTCGATGCCAACAGCTACCTTCTCCTGACCCGCGCCATGGACGCTTTCGTGGTTCCCGACTACGTGCTGGTCGCCAACCGGGTGCCCACCCTGGTGGTCGGGGTGTCCTCGGACGTGCTGTACCCGGCTGCCGAACTGCGCCTGCTGGCCTCGAGGCTCTCGCGCGCCGAATACTGGGAGCTGCACAGCCCGCACGGGCACGACGCCTTCCTGATCGAGGGCGAGGTGCTGGGCCGCCGCCTGCGGCACTTCCTGCGCGGGTAA
- a CDS encoding DUF2867 domain-containing protein, whose translation MTASDPPSLRALAQGADHIDAHAIESDLELEVFLAGLFAYNPAWVTFLYRVRVVFLGLLGQRTGLPARWTDSRVPMKPGERLSFFTVEDAGRDFWIAQGREAHLTARLAVVQEPGQRRTYRYRLVTVVHLHNLTGRIYLRMILPFHHRIVTLMLRHAATFVGKPA comes from the coding sequence GTGACGGCCAGCGACCCGCCCAGCCTGCGTGCCCTCGCTCAGGGAGCCGATCACATCGACGCGCACGCCATCGAAAGCGACCTGGAACTCGAGGTTTTCCTGGCCGGACTGTTCGCGTACAACCCGGCGTGGGTCACCTTCCTCTACCGGGTGCGGGTGGTCTTTTTGGGTCTGCTGGGCCAGCGGACCGGACTCCCTGCGCGCTGGACGGATTCGCGCGTGCCCATGAAGCCCGGGGAACGCCTCAGTTTCTTTACGGTCGAAGACGCGGGCCGCGACTTCTGGATCGCACAGGGCCGCGAAGCCCACCTGACCGCCCGGCTGGCCGTGGTTCAGGAGCCGGGGCAGCGGCGGACTTACCGCTACCGCCTGGTGACGGTCGTTCACCTGCACAACCTGACCGGCCGCATCTACCTGAGGATGATCCTGCCCTTTCATCACCGGATCGTTACCCTGATGCTGCGCCACGCCGCCACGTTCGTGGGAAAACCCGCCTGA
- a CDS encoding tetrahydrofolate dehydrogenase/cyclohydrolase catalytic domain-containing protein — protein MSATDHPATPALISGKALASRLRAEVRAEVRALREAGVRPRMSVVVASDDPATRVYVSSKAKTAEALGLEFTVVDLGSGASQSHLEATLDGLSRDPEVHGVMLEFPLSRGLDPDRALRRICPEKDVEGLTPGNLGLIAAGRESEALLAPTPQACLLLAATQGELRGERVAVVGPGRTVGRPLIHMLINHGATVTVVTEGTRDVRAALEGCRFVFVAVGRAALLGPDQLHDGQIVIDAGINVNEGGVCGDVNPAVYPRLAAYTPVPGGVGPVTSVLVFRNFVRALRLQRGENVHDR, from the coding sequence ATTTCCGCCACTGATCACCCGGCCACCCCGGCCCTCATCTCGGGCAAGGCCTTGGCCTCGAGGCTGCGCGCCGAGGTGCGGGCCGAGGTGCGGGCGCTGCGCGAGGCCGGCGTGCGCCCGCGCATGAGCGTGGTGGTCGCCTCGGACGACCCGGCCACCCGGGTGTACGTCTCCTCCAAGGCCAAGACCGCCGAGGCCCTCGGCCTCGAGTTCACCGTGGTGGACCTGGGCAGCGGAGCCAGCCAGTCGCACCTCGAGGCGACCCTGGACGGGCTTTCCCGGGACCCCGAGGTGCACGGGGTGATGCTGGAGTTTCCGCTTTCCAGGGGCCTGGATCCGGACCGCGCCCTGCGGCGCATCTGCCCGGAAAAAGACGTGGAGGGCCTGACTCCCGGCAACCTGGGCCTGATCGCAGCAGGCCGCGAGTCCGAGGCCCTGCTGGCGCCCACGCCGCAGGCCTGCCTGCTGCTGGCCGCCACCCAGGGCGAGCTGCGCGGCGAGCGGGTCGCGGTGGTCGGCCCCGGGCGCACGGTCGGACGCCCACTGATTCACATGCTGATCAACCACGGGGCCACCGTTACGGTGGTCACCGAGGGCACGCGCGACGTGCGCGCCGCCCTCGAGGGATGCCGCTTCGTGTTCGTGGCGGTGGGCCGCGCGGCCCTGCTCGGACCGGACCAGCTTCACGACGGTCAGATCGTGATCGACGCGGGCATCAACGTGAACGAGGGCGGGGTGTGCGGCGACGTGAACCCGGCCGTCTACCCCAGGCTCGCCGCCTACACCCCGGTTCCGGGCGGGGTGGGGCCGGTGACCTCGGTGCTGGTATTCCGCAACTTCGTGCGTGCGCTGCGCCTGCAGCGCGGGGAGAACGTGCATGACCGGTAG
- a CDS encoding cyclodeaminase/cyclohydrolase family protein, with the protein MTGSLWDLSVRELLARTASADPTPGGGSVAAVSAALGLGLAVMALEVSRKRADAAPEVAALSDLLAAQLPGLEAAADADVAAFETYMAALRLPKASDEDKAVRRAALARAAEGATRSPLEAGRRIVTALAGCLEAARGSHASVVSDAGAGAALLGGALRATLLNVDVNLGAVKDAALKAEFVAERDRLLAEGARLESEILHLTRERLA; encoded by the coding sequence ATGACCGGTAGCCTGTGGGACCTTTCGGTACGTGAGCTGCTGGCCCGCACCGCCTCGGCGGACCCCACCCCGGGCGGCGGATCGGTGGCGGCGGTCTCGGCTGCCCTGGGCCTGGGGCTGGCCGTGATGGCCCTCGAGGTGAGCCGCAAACGCGCGGACGCCGCCCCCGAGGTCGCGGCCTTAAGCGACCTGCTCGCCGCCCAGCTTCCGGGCCTCGAGGCCGCCGCCGACGCGGACGTGGCCGCGTTCGAGACCTACATGGCCGCCCTGCGGCTGCCCAAGGCCAGCGACGAGGACAAAGCCGTGCGGCGCGCGGCACTGGCGCGCGCCGCCGAGGGTGCGACCCGCTCGCCGCTCGAGGCGGGCCGCCGCATCGTCACGGCCCTGGCAGGGTGCCTCGAGGCGGCGCGCGGGTCGCACGCCAGCGTGGTGAGCGACGCCGGGGCCGGAGCGGCGCTGCTGGGCGGAGCGCTGCGCGCCACGCTGCTGAACGTCGACGTGAACCTGGGTGCCGTCAAAGACGCTGCCCTGAAAGCCGAATTTGTGGCCGAACGCGACCGCCTGCTCGCGGAGGGCGCGCGCCTCGAAAGCGAAATCCTGCACCTGACCCGCGAGCGGCTCGCCTGA
- a CDS encoding O-acetylhomoserine aminocarboxypropyltransferase/cysteine synthase family protein yields the protein MRFETLQVHAGQQPDPATGSRAVPIYQTTSYNFRDAAHAARLFGLQEFGNIYSRIQNPTTAVLEERIAALEGGTAALAAASGHAALVLAVLTLARAGDNIVSTPNLYGGTYNLFKVTLPRLGIEVRFTSPDEAPEAFAALTDANTRAFFLETLGNPALNVPDFDAVVAVAREQGVALIVDNTFGQGGYLFRPIEHGANIVIHSASKWIGGHGAAIGGLLVDGGNFDWGNGRYDLFTEPSPSYHGLNFWQTFGEGNPLGLPNIAFAIRARVEALRDFGPTLSPHHASLFIQGLETLSLRAERHVHNTRRLAEWLASRPEVVRVTHPDLPGHPHHERARRYFPHGAGSVLTFELEGGREAGEAFVNRVRLASLLANVGDTKTLVIHPASTTHSQLSEAEQAQAGVTPGLVRVSVGLEHIEDILEDFAQALVRLPELA from the coding sequence ATGCGTTTTGAAACCCTTCAGGTCCACGCCGGCCAGCAGCCCGACCCCGCCACCGGGAGCCGCGCGGTCCCGATCTACCAGACCACCTCGTACAACTTCCGCGACGCCGCGCACGCCGCGCGCCTGTTCGGCCTGCAGGAGTTCGGCAACATCTACAGCCGCATCCAGAACCCCACCACCGCGGTCCTCGAGGAGCGCATCGCCGCCCTCGAGGGCGGAACGGCGGCCCTGGCCGCCGCCTCCGGGCACGCGGCCCTGGTGCTGGCGGTGCTCACCCTGGCGCGCGCCGGGGACAACATCGTCTCCACCCCGAACCTGTACGGCGGCACCTACAACCTGTTCAAGGTCACGCTGCCGCGCCTGGGCATCGAGGTGCGCTTCACCTCGCCCGACGAAGCCCCTGAGGCGTTCGCCGCCCTGACCGACGCGAACACCCGGGCGTTCTTCCTCGAGACCCTGGGCAACCCGGCGCTGAACGTGCCCGATTTCGACGCGGTCGTGGCGGTTGCCCGTGAGCAGGGCGTCGCGCTGATCGTGGACAACACCTTCGGGCAGGGCGGGTACCTGTTCCGTCCGATCGAGCACGGTGCCAACATCGTGATTCACTCGGCCTCCAAGTGGATCGGCGGGCACGGTGCCGCCATCGGCGGGCTGCTGGTCGACGGCGGCAACTTCGACTGGGGCAACGGCCGCTACGACCTCTTTACCGAGCCCAGCCCCTCGTACCACGGCCTGAACTTCTGGCAGACCTTCGGCGAGGGTAACCCGCTGGGCCTGCCCAACATCGCCTTTGCCATCCGCGCCCGGGTCGAGGCGCTGCGCGACTTCGGTCCCACACTGTCGCCGCACCACGCCTCGCTGTTCATCCAGGGCCTCGAGACCCTCTCGCTGCGCGCCGAACGCCACGTTCACAACACCCGCAGGCTCGCCGAGTGGCTGGCCTCGAGGCCCGAGGTCGTGCGGGTCACGCACCCCGACCTGCCCGGCCACCCGCACCATGAGCGGGCCCGGCGCTACTTCCCGCACGGAGCCGGATCGGTCCTCACCTTCGAGCTCGAGGGCGGACGCGAGGCGGGCGAGGCCTTTGTCAACCGCGTGCGGTTGGCCTCGCTGCTCGCCAACGTCGGCGACACCAAGACCTTAGTGATCCACCCGGCTTCTACCACCCACTCGCAGCTCAGCGAGGCCGAACAGGCCCAGGCCGGGGTGACTCCGGGGCTGGTGCGGGTCTCGGTGGGCCTCGAGCACATCGAAGACATCCTCGAGGACTTCGCTCAAGCGCTCGTGCGCCTGCCGGAGCTGGCATGA
- a CDS encoding acylphosphatase, with protein sequence MRLSCLISGEVQGVGFRRYVQRRALDLGVTGYAENHSDGRVEVIAEGQREDLERLLHFIRRGPPHARVDHVDEQWSEGTGLQNFFVY encoded by the coding sequence ATGCGACTTTCTTGCTTGATTTCCGGAGAGGTTCAGGGCGTGGGCTTTCGCCGTTACGTACAGCGGCGGGCCCTGGATCTGGGCGTCACCGGCTACGCCGAGAACCACTCGGACGGCCGCGTCGAGGTGATCGCCGAAGGCCAGCGCGAGGACCTCGAGCGCCTGTTGCACTTTATCCGTCGCGGCCCACCGCACGCGCGGGTCGATCACGTGGACGAACAGTGGTCCGAGGGAACCGGGCTCCAGAACTTCTTCGTGTACTGA
- the purH gene encoding bifunctional phosphoribosylaminoimidazolecarboxamide formyltransferase/IMP cyclohydrolase, which translates to MRAILSVSDKTGLVEFARGLEARGVEIISTGGTFKTLREAGVAVRYVSEITGFPEILGGRVKTLHPAVHGGILAQRSEAHLAELAAQGITPIDLVVVNLYPFRQTVAKADVTLEDAVENIDIGGPSMIRGAAKNFASVTVVVDPADYDAVLERLGSDDRAFRQRLAAKAFGHTAAYDAAITAYLGEPAELPAERTLELVRVQSLRYGENPHQQAALYREGSSRGAVLDAEVLQGKAMSFNNYTDADAAWNLCLEFEAPTCVGVKHANPCAVGTGSSLEEAWTRAYAADPVSIFGGIVAFNRELDEATALAIKDVFLEVILAPAYSEAALAVLGKKKNLRLLRTAQAPRPALDYRRIGGGFVVQQADTLGVEGIERRIVTQRAPTEQEWQDLLFAWRVVKHVKSNAIALAKGGATTGIGVGQVNRIWATQQAIEHAGERAHGSALASDAFFPFDDVVRTAAAAGITALIQPGGSLRDEDSIRAADELGLTMIFTGVRHFRH; encoded by the coding sequence ATGCGCGCCATTCTGTCCGTATCCGACAAGACCGGTCTGGTCGAGTTCGCCCGGGGCCTCGAGGCCAGGGGCGTGGAGATCATCTCGACCGGCGGCACCTTCAAGACCCTCCGTGAAGCCGGAGTGGCCGTGCGCTACGTCAGCGAGATCACCGGCTTTCCCGAGATCCTGGGCGGGCGGGTCAAGACCCTGCACCCCGCCGTGCACGGCGGCATCCTGGCCCAGCGCAGCGAGGCCCACCTCGCCGAGCTGGCCGCGCAGGGCATCACGCCCATCGACTTGGTGGTCGTCAACCTCTACCCGTTCCGCCAGACCGTGGCCAAGGCCGATGTCACCCTCGAGGACGCGGTGGAGAACATCGACATCGGCGGGCCCTCCATGATCCGCGGAGCGGCCAAGAACTTCGCCTCGGTCACCGTGGTGGTCGACCCGGCCGACTACGACGCGGTGCTCGAGCGGCTGGGCAGCGATGACCGCGCCTTCCGCCAGCGGCTCGCCGCCAAGGCTTTCGGCCACACCGCCGCCTACGACGCGGCCATCACCGCCTACCTGGGCGAGCCCGCCGAACTGCCCGCCGAGCGCACCCTCGAGCTGGTGCGCGTCCAGAGCCTGCGCTACGGCGAGAACCCGCACCAGCAGGCCGCCCTTTACCGCGAGGGCAGCAGCCGGGGCGCGGTCCTCGACGCCGAGGTGCTGCAGGGCAAGGCCATGAGCTTCAACAACTACACCGACGCCGACGCCGCCTGGAACCTGTGCCTCGAGTTCGAGGCCCCCACCTGCGTGGGCGTCAAGCACGCCAATCCCTGCGCGGTCGGCACCGGGTCCAGCCTCGAGGAGGCCTGGACCCGCGCCTACGCGGCCGACCCGGTCTCGATCTTCGGCGGCATCGTGGCCTTTAACCGCGAGCTCGACGAGGCGACCGCGCTCGCCATCAAGGACGTGTTCCTCGAGGTGATCTTGGCCCCCGCCTACTCGGAGGCAGCGCTGGCGGTGCTGGGCAAGAAGAAGAACCTGCGCCTGCTGCGCACCGCGCAGGCCCCGCGCCCGGCGCTGGACTACCGGCGCATCGGCGGCGGCTTCGTGGTCCAGCAGGCCGACACGCTCGGCGTCGAGGGCATCGAGCGCCGCATTGTGACCCAGCGCGCCCCCACCGAGCAGGAGTGGCAGGACCTGCTGTTCGCGTGGCGTGTGGTCAAGCACGTCAAGAGCAACGCCATCGCGCTGGCCAAAGGCGGAGCCACCACCGGCATCGGAGTCGGTCAGGTCAACCGCATCTGGGCCACCCAGCAGGCCATCGAGCACGCCGGCGAGCGCGCACACGGCTCCGCCCTGGCCTCGGACGCCTTTTTCCCCTTCGACGACGTGGTGCGCACCGCCGCCGCCGCGGGCATCACCGCGCTGATCCAGCCGGGCGGCTCGCTGCGCGACGAAGACTCGATCCGCGCCGCCGACGAACTGGGCCTCACCATGATCTTTACCGGGGTGCGCCATTTCCGCCACTGA
- a CDS encoding NupC/NupG family nucleoside CNT transporter produces MPPNLLGLLGIPLLLGLGLLLSNNRRAVRWRTVLLAFALQLAFAVIVLRWETGRNALNAASSAVQAIIGFAQNGINFLFGGLTSGSLEGLGTVFALQVLPIIIFFSSLIAVLYYLGIMPFIVRLLGGAVARLLGTSRGESLSATANVFVGQTEAPLVIRPYIARLTRSELFAVMVGGLASVAGSVLVGYSLLGINLNYLIAASFMAAPAGLMFAKLVMPETEEPQDYKAALEKEDPDRPVNVIDAAARGAGDGLRLALNVGAMLLAFIGLIALLNGILGWVSGLFGGEGLTLQQLLGYAFAPITFVMGVPWSEAVQAGSYIGQKLVTNEFVAYADFSQTLRSGALSERTEAIVTFALCGFANLSSLAILLGGLGGLAPQRRPDIARDGLRAIAAGTLANLMSGTLAGLLV; encoded by the coding sequence ATGCCCCCCAACCTGCTCGGCCTGCTGGGCATCCCGCTGCTGCTCGGCCTGGGCCTGCTGCTTTCCAACAATCGCCGCGCCGTGCGCTGGCGCACCGTCTTGCTCGCGTTCGCCCTGCAGCTTGCCTTCGCGGTGATCGTGCTGCGCTGGGAGACGGGGCGCAACGCCCTGAATGCCGCCTCGAGCGCGGTGCAGGCCATCATCGGTTTCGCTCAAAACGGCATCAACTTCCTGTTCGGGGGCCTCACGAGCGGCAGCCTCGAGGGCTTGGGAACCGTATTCGCGCTGCAGGTGCTGCCGATCATCATCTTCTTCTCGTCTTTGATCGCGGTGCTGTACTACCTGGGCATCATGCCCTTCATCGTGCGCTTGTTGGGCGGCGCGGTGGCGCGTCTGCTCGGGACCAGCCGCGGCGAGTCGCTCTCGGCGACCGCCAACGTCTTTGTGGGCCAGACCGAGGCGCCGCTGGTGATCCGGCCGTACATCGCGCGCCTGACCCGCTCGGAACTGTTCGCGGTGATGGTCGGCGGACTCGCGTCGGTGGCCGGCTCGGTGCTGGTCGGGTACTCGCTGCTGGGCATCAACCTGAATTACCTGATCGCCGCGTCGTTCATGGCGGCCCCGGCGGGGCTAATGTTCGCCAAGCTGGTGATGCCCGAGACCGAGGAGCCGCAGGACTACAAAGCGGCCCTCGAGAAGGAGGATCCGGACCGCCCGGTCAACGTGATCGACGCGGCGGCGCGCGGGGCCGGAGACGGCTTGCGGCTGGCCCTCAACGTGGGGGCCATGCTGCTGGCTTTTATCGGCCTGATCGCGCTGCTCAACGGCATTCTGGGCTGGGTGAGCGGCCTGTTCGGCGGGGAAGGCCTGACCCTGCAGCAGCTTCTGGGCTACGCTTTTGCCCCGATTACCTTTGTGATGGGCGTGCCCTGGTCCGAGGCGGTGCAGGCGGGCAGTTACATCGGTCAGAAGCTGGTGACCAACGAGTTCGTGGCTTATGCGGATTTCTCGCAGACCCTGCGGAGCGGAGCGCTGTCCGAGCGCACCGAGGCGATCGTGACCTTTGCGCTGTGCGGCTTTGCCAACCTGTCCTCGCTGGCGATCTTGCTGGGCGGTCTGGGCGGCCTGGCCCCGCAGCGCCGTCCGGACATCGCGCGCGACGGGCTGCGGGCGATCGCGGCCGGCACGCTTGCCAACTTGATGAGCGGCACGCTCGCCGGCTTGCTGGTGTAG